TACATCAGCAGGGCAGGAACGTCGGTGGTGGCGTTGTCTGCACCGGCCATGGCAAAGACCAGGTCGAAGATTTTCAGGCTGATGTGGCCCAGAATGATCACGGCGGAGAGGGTGATGGGGGTCAGCAGCGGCAGAATGATCTTCTGGTAAATCTGGATCTCGGTGCAACCGTCCACACGGGCGGCTTCACGGAGGTCTTCGGGAATGCCCCGGATTCCTGCGAGGTAGAGGGCCATGGTGTAACCAGCCATCTGCCAGACTGCAGCAATGATGATGCCGATGAAGGCAAGGTTGAAACCGTGGTCTTCAGGAATGGGGTAAAGCCATTCAGCATTTCTGCCCCAGATGATGCCCCACACCAGCAGAACCAGTCCAGAAATGGCAGCCACAATCATGCGATTGGTGTTGCGGTTCTGCCATGCCTGGTAGGCCAGGTAGAAGAACACCAGACCCACCACCAGAGCGGTGTAGAAAGGCACATCCTGCCAGTTGAACTGCCAGACTTGCTGGCGGGTGTTGAGCCACTGAAAGCCAAAGTATTGCTTATCAGTGCCAAAAAGTGTGTTCAGTGCACTGTTGCCCAGCTGGTTGAAGCCCCCACCAGGCTGCAGCAGCCAGCGCCAGATGGTTCCGGTCACGATGAAGGACAGGGACATCGGGAACAGGAAGAGGGTTCTGAAGAAGCTCTCCCCTTTGGGGTTCTGGTCCAGCATCACGGCCAGAATGAGGCCCATGCCCAGCGATCCTGCAATGAAGAACACGGTGAAGAACAGGGTGGAAACCAGGTCCTGCCGGAAACGGGAATCCAGCAGACCGGTGAACAAATCACCATAGTTCTGGAATCCGATGTACTTCAATTGGGGGTTGAGGGCAAGGGTCTGGGCAGGGTCCTGACCCCAGTTGGTCAGGGAGGTGTACATGGTCTGCCCAATGAAGCCGTACACAAAAATGCCCACCAGAATGATGCTCGGGATCAGCAGCAGCGCTGCGTACAGCCGGTCAAAATCCATGGGTTTTTTGGAGGCCGTCTTGGGAGACGGGGTGTTTTTAAGGATGGGTTGTTTTGCATTCGCCATGGTGCGGCTCCTACTCTGTCTTGCACAGCCCTTTTTGTGACATCCAGAACGTTAAAAAAATCCCACCTCTATAGGGAAGGACGGAGAGAAGACGTTCTGGCTCCCGATGAAAAAGGGGGTCAGTTCACCCTCCGGTGAACTGACCCTCGGGAGTTTTAGGGGTTGTGCGTGAAAACTTACTTGCCCAGGTTGCTCTGGGTTGCGATGGCCTCGGCAGCGTTGGCGGCCTTGGTGGCGCTCTTGGTGGACAGGTAGATTTCCATCACGGTGGCGAAGTTGCTCATGAAGGTCTCGTTGGCAGCTGCGCCGTGCACCAGGCTGCCGACGATCTTGTTGGTGCGGAAGTCTCTGGCAGCACTCTGGGAGTACTTGCTGTACTTGCTGAGGTCGGAGTCATTGCGGGGGGAGATGGAGCCCTTGAGGGGGTTGAACGCATCCTGACCTGCTTTGGAACCCAGCAGACGCAGCCAGTTGGTGACTTCGGTTTTGTTCTTCACGCCTTTGGGCAGACCGAAAGCGTCGGCCAGCATGATGAATGTGCCATTGGTACCAGGGGAAGCCACGTAGCCAAAGCCCGTGCCTGCTTCCAGTTTCAGGGTGGTGGAGAGGTATCCTGCAGCCCAGTCACCCATGATGTTGAAGGCGGCTTCGCCACTGACCACTTTGTCGATGGCCTGCTGCCAGCTCAGACCGGAAGCGTCGGTGTTGGTGCAGGCCAGCACTTTGCCGAAGTTTTCCCAGACCTTGATGGCTTTGGGGCTGTTGAACTTCAGTTTGCGGTTCCAGAGGTTCAGGTAATCGGCTGGGCCCAGTGTGCCCAGAGCGACGCTTTCCCACAGGTGTTGCTGGGTCCAGTTTTCGCCGACTTCCAGGGGGGTGATGCCTTTGGCCTGGAGGGTTTTGCAGGTGGCGAAGAATTGGTCCCAGGTTTTGGGAGGGGTGATGCCCCACTCGCGCAGTTTGGCGGGGTTGTACCACATCACGTTGGAGCGGTGCACGTTCACGGGAAC
This window of the Deinococcus roseus genome carries:
- a CDS encoding ABC transporter substrate-binding protein, whose protein sequence is MKKVLAAVTVSLLAASAAAQSKQLEIFSWWAGDEGPALEALVKLYKAKYPAVDVQNATVTGGSGVNARAVLKTRMLGGDPPDSFQVHAGQELTGTWVAAGRMDDLSALYKEQGWNKVFPKGLLDLISTNGKPWVVPVNVHRSNVMWYNPAKLREWGITPPKTWDQFFATCKTLQAKGITPLEVGENWTQQHLWESVALGTLGPADYLNLWNRKLKFNSPKAIKVWENFGKVLACTNTDASGLSWQQAIDKVVSGEAAFNIMGDWAAGYLSTTLKLEAGTGFGYVASPGTNGTFIMLADAFGLPKGVKNKTEVTNWLRLLGSKAGQDAFNPLKGSISPRNDSDLSKYSKYSQSAARDFRTNKIVGSLVHGAAANETFMSNFATVMEIYLSTKSATKAANAAEAIATQSNLGK
- a CDS encoding carbohydrate ABC transporter permease, with translation MANAKQPILKNTPSPKTASKKPMDFDRLYAALLLIPSIILVGIFVYGFIGQTMYTSLTNWGQDPAQTLALNPQLKYIGFQNYGDLFTGLLDSRFRQDLVSTLFFTVFFIAGSLGMGLILAVMLDQNPKGESFFRTLFLFPMSLSFIVTGTIWRWLLQPGGGFNQLGNSALNTLFGTDKQYFGFQWLNTRQQVWQFNWQDVPFYTALVVGLVFFYLAYQAWQNRNTNRMIVAAISGLVLLVWGIIWGRNAEWLYPIPEDHGFNLAFIGIIIAAVWQMAGYTMALYLAGIRGIPEDLREAARVDGCTEIQIYQKIILPLLTPITLSAVIILGHISLKIFDLVFAMAGADNATTDVPALLMYLTSFRSNQFAKGAAISMVLLVLVAAVIVPYLYTSLRKERR